Sequence from the Bombus pyrosoma isolate SC7728 linkage group LG3, ASM1482585v1, whole genome shotgun sequence genome:
GCAATACTTTGTTGGGTAATTTCCAAACAGTTCATATCCTTGTAAAGTAACGTTGAACAGCGAAAGCTCGACGAGCCAGTCATGGAGAAGGGgtcaaagaaagaagagacgCAACAAGATACGACGAAAGTAAGAGATTATATCGCGAAGCTACGACGAAGTAGTCGCAATCGAGAATCGTATGACGAGATCGCAGAACTCGAAGCTGAGCTGCGAAGGGCGTACATTACGAAGGAGCTGCAAGCGCAAATCCTAGAAAGGGAGACCGAGCGTTACATCGAGAATGTACGGAAACAACAAGCCGCAGAACTGATGCGATTGGAACAGCAGGCGGTCCTCGAGGATGATCTTCGCCAAAGATCCGAGAGCCTCGAGAAGTCGGAAGATTACAGGAAAGAACTGACTATTCAGATGAaacggaaagaagaagagaagagttTGATGATGGAGGAAGCTCGCCACGAGAGAGAAGTCTTAATAGAAATGGATAGAATAAGAGAACAGCATGAAGAACTTAAAACGCTTGAGAGAAAAAACCAACTGGCTGAGACCTTAAGGCgagaacgtttaatttttcaggaaattaGGCAGATTCGTGAGGAAGAGGAGAGGGTAGCTGAGGCGGAGAAACTTTACAAGGacgacaaatatttaaaggaaatCGATGAAAGAGTTAAAAGAGTGAGAAACCTTTACGAAGAACAATTAAGAAGAAGGGAACGAACAATGAGTAAGATTGCCAACATACTGATAAATGCAGAAActagaaaaaaagagagagatatTCTGATAGACGAATTGATAGCTGAGGATGTAAAGTATGAGTCGTTGCTGAAAGAGGAAgtggaaaatattcaaaggaaGAGGATGAGAGAGGAATTGGCGGCTAATTTGAAAGAACAAATTGTTTTCACAGAACAGTGTAAGTTACGATTTGTTGAGCAAGATAGAATGTTCGCAGAAGAAATTATGCGAAAAATTATAGAGGATGAGAAAACTTCCAGACTGACTGCTGCGGCTAGACGTAGAATGCAGCTACAGTATCGAGAGGATTTGGCTCGATTGATCGAAACCCGACGTAAGATTCGAGAAGAAGAGATTTTCAATACTCAGGAAActgttaaagaagaaaagaggcgAGAAGAAGCTAATCTAGAACGTATTAAAGAGGATAGAAAACGATTGCTGGAAAAGCACGCGTCGAATGTTGGTgactttattaataaaagcGCTCTTTCTGAAGAGGAGCAAAAGATTATCGAACAATTCACATAATTTAACGagtttataacttataacttttAGCTAACTAATCCTTAAttgtcaattaattaataatgattcACACAAATCGACAATCATccataaattaaatgatattattgtCGGGAGAACTTTGTTCTACAGTTTAAAAGTTctcgaatatttaatagaagatAGAACAAATCTACATCCCGGCACCTGTCGACAGGTGTtgctaattattaaaatgtttcactTCCTTTGTGAGAGTTCGCCTGAGAAATCCAGAAAAAGCCAGATGCTTAGTTACGTTGAATTTAGCACTATATATGCAAGTATTTGAttcatgtaaattattaaattaacattaaaaaattaaatcttgccaaatctataaaaatgaCGAGCgtgaatttattatgcaataGAATAACAAAGAATGGAGTGTTTTGTTctttaagagaaaaaataaagagagcACATACGTACCTACATATTGTCACAGAAAAAAAGCGTCGTTTATGAATCTATCAAGTTAAGCTATCGTAAGATCACTACATATGTTGCTACATAAGCAAGACTTGCTAGCTGAGATTTATAGTTGTACGAACTATCGTCAAATAAAGATCTTAAATTCAAGCATCAAGTAGCGACATAGATTAATACTATGACATCCAGGGCCGCACGTAGAATTTTATGTAGTCTGACTGACCCAGATTTCAAATCCTTACTCTCTTAGATCTCTGTCACTTCGCATATCCAGATGCCTTGAAATATCTAGGTAAATTTTGACACCTGACCAACTTTACGATTTTCCTATACCGCAAAGACTACTATAAGTATTATACTTAAAGGTTACTAGCATACATATCATAGAAATAAACGAGGTCATTGTGACATATAATGTTCAGTatagtttataattttatcttttatatcttatttaacCAGTTGACTGCGTTCGACGTCTATACACGTCAATCCAATACTTTACTTCGATGCGGTTGACGCGTATACTCGtcatatgaaataaaaaattgccatttattataaaaactcaaaattttagtaaaaagtaatataaatgacATTTAATGGCATGTTTCCTTTATACTTCTAGcaaacatattatatattttataaaaaaagtttgattatttgattatGCGTATATCGGCTATTCTCAAAACtgttttgtgttttatatCAGCTACACCATCAAAAGCAAATCCACTTCGAAGATGTGCCGTCTGCTCAAAAAATGGATTCCGTAAGGAGTCACGTTACTCGTACTCGACTTGCGAAGTTTCACTTTGTGCGGTACCCTGCTTTGCAAAATACTATACTGAAATCAACTGAATTTcttaaatcttttttctttaatttttctggtttatgaattttgttattttctggCACTTTTTAAGTTCTTAATAACAATACCTTTTCAACAATGAATTGACAACTttttatcgaatgaaaatgtaatcCTTCCTCGTTCTGCTTTATTTTtgtcgtaaaatttataacaggAGCATGTGCCCTGCGTTCGACGTGTATACTCGTCATTGCCTGATTTTAACTACGCACCCtgtaagaaatttttgaaactaaatTCCGCTGTTAAcagattaaaatttgaaaaatttgggactatgaaatattacgaatgatttttccgattcatttaattttattattattaattatgaagGAGAGAGGGGGTGTACGTCTGTCTGAAGCAAACGTACAGAGTTATTTAGAAGATTTCTGATttgattaacaaaattaacgtCGCTTCGTGTTCGATGCGTAACTAGAGGAATGTAACCGTTTAAGTAATGACAGAAGCCGATCATCAAACGGAGACTGTTACGTTCTCCGTCTTCCGATTAATGCACTCGATAAATCTTAAACACGACTGCAACTAAATTAAACTAGCTAGAGAACAAGCCGGTTTAAAGGTGATAGCAACGTCAATCGATTGCACAGTTTAGCAACCCAATCGATACCAAACGTGAGCGTGTATTTCCTTGAAATTGGGATTTCACGTTGGAAAACTCGATCAAAGGCTTATCGAAACGAATagactttgaaattttgccAAGCTTAGAAATGTCGagggaaatttcttttcatgaaataatataaattgagGAGAGTGTTACAGAAAAGTAATTCGCAAATAAGCAGATTTTGTAAAACTTGGAaggagaagaaatattttccaattatccTTCGTACAAAAGGGAAATGAAACACTTTCAATGctaaatgaaagaataatcATTTGATGCTTACTCGTAATGGTACAccgttatttcaatttatttgcaCGTTACGTgtatcttcgttttctttttgcttgGAGTGGAAGAATCAAGTTTCTTGATCGTTAAAAGCAATGCTAGATACCTCGTTAACGCCTTTTTTTTCGCaacgttaaattatataagCTTACACATTGCAAATATtcctttgtttatttaaaacgttaaaaatataagtacaAACACAAAAAGGTTTTGAACTAAAAATGGATATGTTTAACTAAATAGTGAAATAAGAGATGCAAGGGAAAGAAACAACTTTCATGAAACATATTTCTGGCTTTAGTGCGGTTAGTCTCTACGCACTggaacgtataacatcataatCATTCAGAAGACAAAATTATGCACAAAACGGTATAATGTAAATGAATTgtttaagaaatttgttaaaaatatcaagataTCTATTTCAGATTATTCCAACGAATCTGCATATGGGCATAGAAGCCTAACCAGTTCGTAAATATCACCTTAAACTAGTTTCAAGttgtgatatttatatatgcagAATGTAGAAACATTTAATCCTCTACTTTTCCGTTGAATGAACTTtattatgattaatattttcataaaaaaattattatcttaccACGTCCTATGCTTTCAATGTTTCAAGATGTTTCTATTCACATACTCGCCATTGTACATATGCAAGCGattctttcacttttttttttgaaattattgtataatgttTTTTTGAACagtgaataaaatagaaatacgtgCATGAAGCATAGAATGACACGTGCAAGAAATACGTAATGGAGTACTATTTCCACCTTCTATGTAACATGTAATTTGTTATGGAaaattatccttttttttctcttttatcaaTTGACGATCGCGTGACAACCACAAACTCAACACGTTTCTAACAATTGACTGTTTTATAGCCTTGTATCGAGTATACTCCTCGTTGTATCGCTGCTCTTTCTTGTGCTGAGTAACTTCGTTTAGTTCTCCGGAAATAAATTGCCTTGGAAGCAGAATGCAAGAAGCGAGAAGTCAGAAGTGCTTCGTTTTTTCTCACTATGTAACTGTTTCTCTGGctaaaacgatagaaaaatcgGAAACGTTTTTCGAATCGTAGGACTCCAATTATCGCTTGTATTCAAGTTGTACATGGAAGAATAAAAcgtttaatcgtaaaataaatattgaaaatttgcaatatttattactaatatttattaatatttatcatcaaTATTTTCACACTTGACATTGCGGTATACAACATTGTACTGTAACAAGTTATTACGTTGAAGCAGAAAATGATTCATGCTATTTTCAgtttgtacaataatttttttggtGGTGACATTTAGAAaagtgtgtatatatatgtgtacatatgtatgacGACTAGAAAGAAACCATTTGAAGGGTGTCTATGCAACACGTTGTACGACGTATCGTGTAGCGGAGAACTTAATCGGATAAGCGAAACAAGCAAAAAGACATGGCGCTTGCTTCTTAAACTCGTAATTTTCAATAGTataaattttacgtattttgaGATAAGGACGGTTGGAGATATACGCTTCCATAACGGGGCAATTGACTCTGCATAGACATATTATATTCTGCTATACATAAATTTCCGATTTTTAATCTTCCAGTATACAAATTATACACCTTAGGCGTCATTACGTTATCTTTTACATATAAAGTACATAAACTAGCGAAagtagtattataaaattaatgcgGCTACTATTTCtagttattatttaaaataatagaagaatCACAGCGAGATAGACGATTCATAAAGATGGAATTTGAAGTATACAAACAagtgcaaatatttaaatcttagAGAAAACACTCATTATGGATTCcttttttaccaatttttaaataaaactactaaataaattgtttgtctttaatttgtaaatcCAGTTACATAGCAAACAATTACAAGccgattatttaatttgccaacttgaatttattaaataaattataaaaaagtttgaagaaagaaacaggtTCTAGATTACAAACAATTACCAACTCCAATTTAAACATTGAACTTTCAACCAGGAAACAAGCcagaacgaagaaattaatcgttAGGTATGCTCATTGGCATGATTTATGAAGCGATCACGATTTTTGAGGTCaaggatttctttttattgcttaCATATATCAACACTCCATCTCGGCAAAGGCAATTAGTATGGCTTAAGTAGTTTTTAGAAATTCGTGGCTCGTCCTCGGTGACTTAAGGATATGTCGTAAATGAGGACTTTCCAAAGAGTAAGTTTGGTTGTAACGGTTCGATGACCGAAGAGTCAGACCTGGAGGAAGTTCCACACCGTTGCCAAACTTCGCCTACCGCTCACTATAGGGACCGTCTTCCTCCCTCTCTAAAAAGGGCTCTAAAAGTACTTGAAAAGAGGACAAACAAAACTCTTTAGATATAATCggtaattgcaattttttaaatgtagaGTAATCAACGTACACTGTTGGCCATAAGTATTTGAACACCTCGACCCTCTTGCACGATTGATTAATACTAATAACGTTACAAATTAGAAGATATAGGTGActactattaataaattctctcaCGCAGCCATAACGGGATAAAACTCGTTGGTATAAATTCATAAGACTTTTTAATTAACCGGATAAATAGTTTTTGtctcgatatttaatattctttcgaaGATTTCAACTTTCATgggagataaaatattttcatcgacaCATGTAAAAGGAAAATGCTTTTATACGAAGAAATTAGTTTTCGTGCCATATAGCGATTCAGAAAGAATTACACTCTGTTCACTCGTGCCTCGTTGTATATCGTGTATCTTGTTATCTATTCAATCGCACGGTGACAAATAATATGGTGACAGGGCTCATCCATCGTAACGTTACAATCTTATTGTGTCCCATTGTGTCGAAGCTACAGAATACCAAGAACTGCTACTATAAGCTACATAGTTATTCGGTCGCTTATTCCGTCCGCTTTTACAGAAGATGGCTTTGTAATACCATAAGCTACTGTTATACATATCGCCGGTTTGATAGCAGAGTGACATGCGAGAATGACACGTAAGATGAGGTTTGTATGATAACGCTCGCCCACACGTTTCGTaagtgatattaaaaaagttgcATACATTAAAACACGCAGTTTTACGCTGTTCAGTATATTTACCCAAACTCTCTGCTAATGGCTATTATTACTAGACTATGAaggtttatataaatacatatttttgaagaatGAAATCTACATAGCTCATTATGTGATTAGAAggttataaaaatgtactctttatattccattttctaCGTAATGATAAAGACACACGTGCCATATGTTGTAAACGAATAGATACATACGAATACATAAAGTGAAAGCATTCGAAATGGTAACAGGCGTTTATACTTCATTTGTGATGGAATCAATAGAATCCCAGTGCACACCTGACAACCAGCTGTGCTCGTCACGGTATCGTCATAGCCTTTCCTCGCATATAATTCACGTTCCCCGTCATTCTCCGGGACACTGTACCGTGTACCAAGCCATGCATGTCCTCGTAAATATTCTACTTCCTAACTTCTATAGAGGTCAAAATAGAACTGACGGTTAAACGGTTATACGCTCTTGAAACTGCAATGTATAACATCTGTGGCACAtcataatagtataaaattttatcggtGACCTCGTGCATtctgaaaatcaaaattctttGTGagtgatattaattaatcgggatataaatataaattgttatattcttATTGTGTAAAACTGGCGAAACTTCCTCAGCTACCTAATATTATACAGTATCTATAAACACAATCGTAACGCGAAgtatgattaattatttttgttttatactgTTTCTTGAACATGAATCACATTGCACTCACGAAACACTATTTGCATTCATGTACTACATCGTATATCTAATTATGCGACGTCTACCATCTTAGCGATTTATATAGACACTCACACTCTCTTGACTTCGTCTAGACCTCCCCGGGTATATGTGCATTGTTGGTAGTTGTCGCAGTGGGCGAAGGAATGAACTTTCTCGTGCATAACATATGCAGATCAACCGACCATTATGGAAGGTTACTTAATGCATTTACGAATATTACTCATAATGTTTCTTGGTCGATTGTGACGCGTGGGTTTACTCACTGAAACCGCCCTGGCGCCTCTCTGTAAACGCAAACCGACGATCGATTCCAATTACTGTTAATTGTAAGCGAACTATAGCTCTAGTATTACAATCTATCATCTATCATCTATCACCGTTTCTTTTCGAATAATGGCTAAAGCCATTCAAGCACGCTTTACTACGCTTTACACGCTTAATTATCGATGCTTTGAATTGCGATACATGAGATTAtgataaactaaaaatttttatgcatttataatatgtaaaagcagatgaaataaatttcagtttaAGTTCTATTcctctaattaatatttataaaaatataaaaatactaatatttgtgacttttaatataaaatcgaaCCGTACATCGAGGTTCCGTGGTGTAGTGGTTATCACGTCTGCTTTACACGCAGAAGATCGCCGGTTCGATTCCGGTCGGAaccattctttttttcctctttcatgCGTACGTttctgtgtatatatatatata
This genomic interval carries:
- the LOC122565689 gene encoding meiosis-specific nuclear structural protein 1-like; translation: MEKGSKKEETQQDTTKVRDYIAKLRRSSRNRESYDEIAELEAELRRAYITKELQAQILERETERYIENVRKQQAAELMRLEQQAVLEDDLRQRSESLEKSEDYRKELTIQMKRKEEEKSLMMEEARHEREVLIEMDRIREQHEELKTLERKNQLAETLRRERLIFQEIRQIREEEERVAEAEKLYKDDKYLKEIDERVKRVRNLYEEQLRRRERTMSKIANILINAETRKKERDILIDELIAEDVKYESLLKEEVENIQRKRMREELAANLKEQIVFTEQCKLRFVEQDRMFAEEIMRKIIEDEKTSRLTAAARRRMQLQYREDLARLIETRRKIREEEIFNTQETVKEEKRREEANLERIKEDRKRLLEKHASNVGDFINKSALSEEEQKIIEQFT